In Pseudobacteriovorax antillogorgiicola, a single window of DNA contains:
- a CDS encoding substrate-binding periplasmic protein, protein MLRYYIIFMAFLSAPELQATSTKPDQSKKVRLVTGEWCPYFSSSFKENGVFSRIVVQAFKKEGYQAQIEFKPWTRVYHEVKNGSYDGSLGWTRTPNREKIFHFSDPILDQEQVFFHLKATRFDWKRLLDLKPYSIGLTRSFAYTEELLSMVRSGKLKGEFIASDQNNMRKLSEKRVDLFPVAHEVGYCYVKTILTTEKQPLITHHKRPLKVSHLHGIFPKKNQKSVELVKALNRGLDKLRKDSEFEDILNDSEFKNYSKWTCDWLDQHWSFKPDLFD, encoded by the coding sequence ATGTTAAGGTATTATATTATTTTTATGGCCTTCTTGTCGGCACCCGAGCTTCAAGCTACGTCCACCAAGCCTGATCAATCAAAAAAAGTTCGCCTTGTCACTGGCGAATGGTGCCCCTACTTCTCAAGTAGTTTTAAAGAGAATGGGGTTTTTTCTAGAATCGTCGTTCAAGCATTTAAGAAAGAAGGGTATCAAGCGCAAATCGAATTTAAGCCCTGGACTAGGGTCTACCATGAAGTCAAGAACGGCTCTTATGATGGCTCACTAGGCTGGACTAGAACACCAAACCGAGAGAAGATTTTCCACTTCTCCGATCCAATTTTAGATCAAGAGCAGGTTTTCTTTCATCTAAAAGCCACTCGTTTCGACTGGAAGCGTTTACTGGATTTAAAGCCATATAGCATAGGCCTTACTAGGTCCTTTGCCTATACAGAAGAGCTACTTTCCATGGTCAGAAGTGGAAAGCTCAAAGGTGAGTTTATCGCTTCCGACCAAAATAATATGAGGAAACTATCTGAAAAAAGAGTCGATCTTTTTCCAGTGGCCCATGAGGTTGGCTACTGCTATGTCAAAACAATCCTCACAACGGAGAAGCAACCGCTGATTACTCATCACAAGAGACCACTTAAAGTATCACACCTACATGGAATTTTTCCCAAGAAGAATCAAAAGAGTGTCGAGCTTGTCAAGGCTCTCAATCGAGGCCTCGATAAACTTCGCAAGGATAGTGAATTCGAAGATATTTTGAATGACTCGGAATTCAAAAATTACAGCAAATGGACTTGTGACTGGCTTGATCAGCACTGGAGTTTTAAGCCGGACCTTTTTGATTGA